A single window of Chloroflexota bacterium DNA harbors:
- a CDS encoding ATP-binding cassette domain-containing protein translates to MSTETSNGQAANTILEIEGLKKYFPIERGLLRRVVGYVRAVDDVSLSIAEGKTLGLVGESGCGKTTLGRCVVRAIEPTDGSVRMQVDNQDTELTELGSRELREYRRNLQMVFQDPYSSLDPRKTVLDIVGEPLRIHNVARGRELETRVSELLEVVGLDIRYLKRYPHAFSGGQRQRIGIARALALNPKVIICDEAVSALDVSVQAQIINLLEELQEEFGIAYLFIAHDLSVVEHISDEVAVMYVGKVVEHASTEELFSNPKHPYTEALMSAVPLPDPKRKLEEITLEGEVADPADPPSGCYFHPRCRYAQDRCREETPELRVVGEGHESACHFAEELDLRGVTA, encoded by the coding sequence CTGTTGCGGCGAGTCGTTGGATACGTCCGCGCCGTTGACGACGTCAGCCTTTCGATAGCCGAGGGGAAGACGCTCGGTCTCGTGGGCGAATCGGGATGCGGCAAGACCACGCTCGGCCGTTGCGTGGTGCGCGCCATCGAGCCCACCGACGGCAGCGTTCGCATGCAAGTCGACAACCAGGATACGGAGCTGACGGAGCTCGGCTCCCGCGAGTTGCGCGAGTACCGTCGCAACCTGCAGATGGTCTTCCAGGATCCTTATTCCAGCCTCGATCCCCGAAAAACCGTGCTGGACATCGTGGGTGAGCCGCTCCGGATTCACAATGTGGCGCGCGGCCGCGAGCTCGAGACTCGCGTGAGCGAGCTGCTCGAGGTGGTCGGTCTGGACATCCGCTACCTCAAGCGTTATCCACACGCGTTCAGCGGCGGGCAGCGCCAGCGCATCGGAATTGCTCGCGCCTTGGCCTTGAACCCGAAGGTCATCATCTGTGACGAAGCCGTCTCGGCACTCGACGTCTCGGTCCAGGCGCAGATCATCAACCTGCTGGAAGAGCTGCAGGAAGAGTTCGGCATCGCCTACCTGTTCATCGCTCACGACCTGAGCGTCGTCGAGCACATCTCCGACGAAGTGGCGGTGATGTACGTCGGCAAGGTCGTTGAGCACGCCTCGACCGAAGAACTCTTCAGCAACCCCAAGCACCCCTACACCGAGGCCCTCATGTCGGCGGTGCCGCTGCCCGACCCGAAGCGGAAGCTCGAAGAGATTACGCTGGAGGGCGAGGTGGCCGACCCCGCGGACCCACCGAGCGGATGCTATTTCCACCCGCGCTGCCGCTACGCTCAAGACCGATGCCGCGAGGAAACCCCTGAGTTGCGCGTGGTTGGCGAGGGACACGAATCTGCCTGCCACTTTGCCGAGGAGCTAGACCTTCGCGGCGTAACCGCTTGA